A stretch of DNA from bacterium:
GCCTGAAGAGGCGCTGATGGATGTACACGAGGTCTGGGAGGACTTCTTGAGGCTCAAAGAGTATGAGGTAGGGCAGGACTTTCGGACTGTGGCCATTGATGAGCAGACTGATAGACTGATCCAAGAGATTGTTGACAGGGGGATTTGTCGAGATGCAACCGAGGTCATTGTCAGAGCTGTCAGGGGCTTCTTTGCCGCAATATGGCCACCGGCTCCTGAGAAAACGGACAAATGATCGAGGAGTTCGATGGGACTACTGTCATCGTCACCGGCTGACGCGCTAGAATTAGTTGGCGGTTGGCAGTTCCTTCATCGTTCATCCTTCCGCCTTCATCCTTCAGTGAGTTGGCGGTTGAGGGCCATCGTGCAATAGGGTAACTTGCCCTCATGAGGGTCTGATAATCGCTCAAACGGAGGCTGGTATGGCAAGCAAGACATATCGAATTGTCCTAAGGCACGAGCCCGAGGGCGGCTACACCGTGACCGTTCCGTCTTTGCCCGGATGCGTTACATTCGGCGCGGACATCACTGAGGCGCGCGCGATGGCGAAAGAGGCGATCTCTGCATACCTTGAGAGCATGGCGAGGCACGGGGAGGTCATTATCGATGACACCGCCAATGTGGCCGCACAGAACTGAGGAGATGAGGCATGGGAACATTCTCAGTAAGGGTTACGTTACGCAACTGGCAGAACAGGTTCCTGCCCGAGGAGAAGCGTGGCGAGGAGGTTGTCTGCGATGCGATCGTCGATTCTGGCGCGGTTCAACTGGCACTACCAATCCAGATCGTGGAGCGACTTAGGCTTCTTCCAATGGACAAAACGACTGTCTTCACTGCCGACGGCGGCAGCCACGAATACCGCGTTGTAGGCATTGTTGAGATTGAGGTGCAGGGCAGGAAGTGCGCGGTGCAAGCCATAGAGATTCCACGAGACACAAGGCCACTGCTGGGAGCAGTTCCGCTAGAGCAAATGGACTGGCACATCGATCCAGTGGAGCAGAGGCTGGTCGGCAGACCTGAATCGCCCGACAAGCCGCTTTTGCCATTAGTTTAGTCAGTTGGCAGTTGGCGGTTGGCCGCAGAGCGAAGCAATGTAGGTGAGAAACTGCTAATGGATGAGATAGAGCTTGAGAGTCCGAAGGCGAGTCCGGCGGAGACGCTTCGAGCCTATTCGTTCTTCTACAGCGAGACGACTCTGGGAAGGGAGGCGTTCTCTTTCGTCGCCGTGCAGATTATTCTCATCTCGGTATATCTGTTGACTTCGTTCTCCCAGAGCCAGAACACGGAGCTACAATCAATCATTTCTAATATACATTTCTGCGTGTTTTGGGCAGGGGTGTATTTCGCCATTGCCAAAATTAGAGATGCTTACAAGCGACACTGCCGGAGACAACGGCTACGGATAAGCGTGTGGGAGCACGAGATTAAGACATTCTGCGCCAAAAGGGGCACCATTGTCCTCGCGGCGCTTCCACCCCCAGTGGCGCTCGCAGTCTGGCTGACACTGTTCTTCATTAGGCGACCATTGTGAATAGATTGTATTTGCCATTTGCTCTGCTACTCCAGAACGTCCGTTGAACCGAGGTAACATGTGAAGACAGAACTGATAGCCGCGACTTTCGGCGAGCGCAGTTATAGCCTTCATTACGGCAGCGACATTTTTGGCCTACTGCCCGGAGTGCTTGAGCAGAAGGGCCTAAACGGCAATGTTCTGATTGTCAGCAATCCCATAGTCAAAGAGCTGCACGGCGAGCGGCTTATGGCAGGCCTGCCGAAGAAAGATGCGAGCTGGGCGCTCATCCCCGCCGGGGAGCGGCATAAAAACCTCGAGACGGTCAGCAAGCTCTACGTGGAGTGCGCAAAGGCCCGGATGGACCGCGAGGGCTGCATCATCGCGCTTGGCGGCGGTGTCGTTCAGGACATAGCCAACTTCGTGGCCGCGACTTTCAAGCGAGGCGTTCCGTTCGTTCAGATACCGACATCGCTCCTTGCACAGGTTGACATCGGCATCGGTGGCTGCGCGGTGGACCATCGCCTCGGCAAGAGCCTCATCGGAACGTTCTACCAACCGAGGGCAGCGGTTCTCGACCAGAAATGCCTCGAGACGCTTCCTGAAAGTGAGTTCATCAACGGCATCGCTGAGATAATCAACAAGGTGGCGGGCCTGGGTGGCAAGACCTGCGAGCTGAAGACCGATATGCCCGATATTGTCTCTCGGAACATGAACAGGGTGCTTGGCTACATTATGGAGGCGAACCGGATCAAGATAGCGATAATCGAGCGCGACGAGACCGGGCTTTCTGGCGAGCGTCTCGTGCTCGACTGGGGCCACACGATTACGTATGCGATTGAGAAGGTCACGAATTACGAGATGGCGCACGGGACAGCGCTGGGAATCGGGATGCACGGTGCGGCAATTCTTTCGAGGGAGCTTGGCTATATGCCGGCAAAACGCGTTGAGCTCCTGCGGGAGGTGATTTCGATGGCCGGCCTCCCGACGCATTTGCCGCCAGAGATCGAGCCTGCGAAACTCGTTCTCGCGATGCGTAACGATGCTAAGGCCCAGAACGGGACGCCCAGGTTCATACTGCTCAAGGACTTTGGTAATGCGTTCCTGTCCGAGCCGATCCCAGACGTGGAGATAGAGCACCTATTGAGGCAGCTTCAGCACTAGGCCGTGCGCAGTCCGGCGACTCAGCGCCTCCCTCGGTAATCGAACCGCCTCCTCGCTTTCTCACGATGCCGCTCCTGCGCAAGCTGTATCAACCTATCAACAAGCTCGGGGTATGAAACGCCGGATGCCTCCCAGAGCTTGGGATACATGCTGATGTCGGTGAATCCCGGGATAGTGTTGAGCTCGCTTAGATAAACTTGTTTCGTGGCCCGTTCCATCAGAAAATCCACCCTCGCCATCCCGCTTCCATCCAGTAACTTGAAAGCCCGGACCGCGCAGCTCCTGATGTTGTGCGAGGCGCGTTCGCGTATCTTTGCCGGGATTACCAGCTCCGACCCCTTATCAACGTACTTGGCGTCGTAGTCGTAAAAGTCGTTGCACGGCACCACCTCACCCACGACCGAGGCGATAGGCTCGTCATTGCCCAGGACGCTGCACTCCAGCTCGCGACCGTCAATGGCTTTTTCAACGATGATCCTCCGGTCGAACTCCAGCGCCGTGTTGATAGCGCTGCTCAGCGCCTTTGCCTCGTTGACCTTGGCTATCCCGACGCTAGAGCCGGAGTTAGATGGTTTGACGAAACATGGGTAGCCGATCCTCGCTCTAATCCTACTCTTGACTCGCCTTGGCTGCTGCTGCCATTCCCACGTGGTTACCTCGATGAACTTGGGGACGGAGATGCCATCTGCATCCAGCAGCCGCTTCATCGTGATTTTGTCCATGCCCACCGCTGAACCGAGCACACCGGCGCCAACGTATGGAACGCCCGCCAGCTCGCAGAGTCCCTGAATGCAGCCGTCCTCTCCAAAGCTCCCGTGAACCATCGGCACAACAACGTCAATACGCCCAGTGCTGCCTACCTGAGGACTGCTGTTAAGCTGCGAGTCCGCTTTCGTGAAGGCATGAGACAGAAGACCCATCTCCTCCCCGCATCCCGGCACCACTCTGTCCCCGATTCCCTCCATGCTAGCGCCCAAAAAATACCAACGGCCGTCCCCATCCACGCCTATGAAAACCGGCTCGTATTTGCTCTTGTCCATCGCTCCTGCAAAGGACCTGGCCGAGACCACCGAGACCTCGTGCTCGACCGACTTTCCGCCAAATATCACCGCTACCCGCAGTCTGCTCGATGTCATCAAAATCAGTCCTTGAATGGTTCGAAGTTGGCGAAATCACAGTGGAAGATTATGTTCGCCTCGATGCTGCGATACCCTCCATCACCCTCTTTGGAATGCACGGC
This window harbors:
- a CDS encoding type II toxin-antitoxin system HicB family antitoxin, whose product is MASKTYRIVLRHEPEGGYTVTVPSLPGCVTFGADITEARAMAKEAISAYLESMARHGEVIIDDTANVAAQN
- a CDS encoding clan AA aspartic protease, whose amino-acid sequence is MGTFSVRVTLRNWQNRFLPEEKRGEEVVCDAIVDSGAVQLALPIQIVERLRLLPMDKTTVFTADGGSHEYRVVGIVEIEVQGRKCAVQAIEIPRDTRPLLGAVPLEQMDWHIDPVEQRLVGRPESPDKPLLPLV
- a CDS encoding 3-dehydroquinate synthase family protein, giving the protein MKTELIAATFGERSYSLHYGSDIFGLLPGVLEQKGLNGNVLIVSNPIVKELHGERLMAGLPKKDASWALIPAGERHKNLETVSKLYVECAKARMDREGCIIALGGGVVQDIANFVAATFKRGVPFVQIPTSLLAQVDIGIGGCAVDHRLGKSLIGTFYQPRAAVLDQKCLETLPESEFINGIAEIINKVAGLGGKTCELKTDMPDIVSRNMNRVLGYIMEANRIKIAIIERDETGLSGERLVLDWGHTITYAIEKVTNYEMAHGTALGIGMHGAAILSRELGYMPAKRVELLREVISMAGLPTHLPPEIEPAKLVLAMRNDAKAQNGTPRFILLKDFGNAFLSEPIPDVEIEHLLRQLQH
- a CDS encoding D-alanine--D-alanine ligase family protein — translated: MTSSRLRVAVIFGGKSVEHEVSVVSARSFAGAMDKSKYEPVFIGVDGDGRWYFLGASMEGIGDRVVPGCGEEMGLLSHAFTKADSQLNSSPQVGSTGRIDVVVPMVHGSFGEDGCIQGLCELAGVPYVGAGVLGSAVGMDKITMKRLLDADGISVPKFIEVTTWEWQQQPRRVKSRIRARIGYPCFVKPSNSGSSVGIAKVNEAKALSSAINTALEFDRRIIVEKAIDGRELECSVLGNDEPIASVVGEVVPCNDFYDYDAKYVDKGSELVIPAKIRERASHNIRSCAVRAFKLLDGSGMARVDFLMERATKQVYLSELNTIPGFTDISMYPKLWEASGVSYPELVDRLIQLAQERHREKARRRFDYRGRR